A region of Solanum dulcamara chromosome 7, daSolDulc1.2, whole genome shotgun sequence DNA encodes the following proteins:
- the LOC129895578 gene encoding lysine histidine transporter 1-like, which translates to MAHANEREVYTRTEEEKAIDAWLPITSDRNAKWWYSTFHNVTAMVGAGVLSLPYAMSEMGWGPGVIVMLMSWAITFYTIWQMVEMHEMVPGKRFDRYHELGQHAFGEKLGLWVVVPQQIVVDVSSCIIYMVTGGKSLKKFHETVCPDCQPIKLTYFIIIFSSVHFVLSHLPNFNSISFVSLAAAVMSLTYSTVAWAASVGRGIEGRVVSYELRGEKTTDNVFMFLSALGDVAFAYAGHNVVLEIQATIPSTPEKPSKGPMWKGVWVAYVIVAICYLPVAFIGYWAFGNLVEDNILLSLEKPMWLVAAANLFVVVHVIGSYQVFAMPMFDMIETHAVKSIKLKPSTFLRFAVRTTYVALTLFVGMTIPFFGGLMGFFGGFALAPTSYYLPCIIWLIIVKPKRFGFSWWMNWFCIIVGVLLTVLSPIGGMWTLIKQAKNYRFYQ; encoded by the exons ATGGCTCATGCTAATGAAAGAGAGGTATATACCAGAACAGAGGAGGAGAAAGCCATAGATGCATGGCTTCCCATCACATCCGATCGAAATGCGAAATGGTGGTACTCTACTTTTCATAATGTCACTGCCATGGTTGGTGCTGGTGTCCTCAGTCTTCCATATGCCATGTCTGAGATGGGATG GGGCCCTGGGGTGATAGTAATGTTGATGTCGTGGGCTATAACATTTTACACAATATGGCAAATGGTAGAGATGCATGAAATGGTACCAGGAAAAAGATTTGATAGGTACCACGAGCTAGGTCAACATGCATTTGGTGAGAAACTTGGTCTTTGGGTAGTTGTACCCCAACAAATAGTGGTGGATGTGAGTTCTTGCATAATATACATGGTTACAGGTGGCAAGTCGTTGAAGAAATTCCACGAAACAGTTTGCCCTGATTGTCAACCAATAAAACTAACCTActtcatcatcatcttctcCTCAGTTCACTTTGTGCTTTCTCACTTGCCAAATTTCAATTCCATATCATTTGTGTCCTTGGCTGCTGCGGTCATGTCGTTGACATATTCGACTGTTGCTTGGGCAGCATCTGTAGGGAGAGGCATTGAAGGTAGGGTAGTGAGCTATGAGCTTAGGGGTGAAAAGACAACTGACAATGTATTCATGTTCTTGAGTGCTCTTGGAGATGTAGCTTTTGCCTACGCTGGTCATAATGTGGTGCTTGAGATTCAAGCCACTATTCCCTCAACACCAGAAAAACCTTCCAAAGGTCCTATGTGGAAGGGTGTATGGGTGGCTTATGTCATCGTTGCCATCTGTTACCTCCCTGTGGCTTTCATTGGCTATTGGGCCTTTGGTAATCTCGTTGAGGATAACATCCTACTTTCGCTGGAAAAACCTATGTGGCTTGTTGCTGCTGCCAACTTGTTTGTTGTCGTCCATGTCATTGGAAGTTACCAG GTTTTCGCAATGCCTATGTTTGACATGATAGAGACACATGCCGTCAAATCTATCAAACTAAAACCTTCTACTTTTCTGCGCTTCGCAGTGCGTACAACATATGTTG CATTGACGTTGTTCGTCGGTATGACCATACCATTCTTTGGTGGTCTAATGGGGTTCTTTGGTGGATTTGCTCTAGCCCCAACATCGTATTAC CTTCCTTGCATCATTTGGCTTATCATTGTAAAACCCAAAAGATTTGGTTTTTCTTGGTGGATGAATTGG TTCTGCATCATAGTTGGGGTACTGCTGACTGTTTTATCGCCTATTGGAGGAATGTGGACTCTTATCAAACAAGCCAAGAATTACCGGTTTTACCAGTGA